From a single Syntrophobacterales bacterium genomic region:
- a CDS encoding amidohydrolase family protein: protein MLELLPDPLQFYTIYDKHLSTMEFDCIIDSHTHWGPSLTLGTEVTTQELRKQQEDSGVSHVVIIPFPSTAIAGNDINIDVFCEAERREGFIPYHYIRENYDAAGFEPVPEGYFGGKWHWMRGWQDSASNYDVLKDPSLPALIRKLTKTGKPVIFEEELAFTEKFAEMACDLRLIIPHLGMLGGNPLDFLARFKANPSVYFDTALASKDTILKFVETIGPERVLFGSDVPFGNMQNELGKILNLPISFRDKELMLSKNLIRLTAWRTTR, encoded by the coding sequence ATGTTGGAATTGCTACCGGACCCTTTACAATTCTATACCATCTATGATAAGCATCTTTCAACCATGGAGTTCGACTGCATCATCGACAGCCATACCCACTGGGGTCCCTCCCTGACCCTCGGGACGGAAGTGACTACACAGGAACTAAGGAAACAGCAGGAAGATTCCGGCGTATCTCATGTAGTGATAATACCTTTTCCTTCTACGGCTATTGCCGGCAATGATATAAATATCGATGTGTTTTGCGAGGCGGAGCGCCGGGAAGGGTTCATACCGTATCATTACATAAGGGAGAACTACGATGCCGCAGGTTTTGAACCCGTACCCGAAGGTTATTTTGGCGGTAAATGGCACTGGATGAGGGGATGGCAGGATTCTGCTTCAAATTATGACGTACTGAAAGACCCAAGTCTTCCCGCACTTATACGGAAACTCACAAAGACCGGCAAGCCCGTTATTTTTGAGGAGGAACTTGCTTTCACCGAGAAATTCGCGGAGATGGCGTGTGACCTGAGACTTATAATTCCGCACTTGGGTATGCTGGGAGGCAATCCATTGGATTTTCTGGCACGCTTTAAAGCCAACCCTTCCGTTTACTTTGATACGGCCCTTGCGTCGAAGGATACTATCTTAAAATTCGTAGAAACTATAGGACCGGAAAGGGTTCTTTTCGGATCCGACGTTCCCTTCGGGAACATGCAAAATGAACTCGGCAAAATCCTTAATCTCCCGATCTCTTTTAGGGATAAAGAACTGATGCTTTCGAAAAATCTGATCCGCCTCACCGCTTGGCGTACCACGAGGTGA
- a CDS encoding (deoxy)nucleoside triphosphate pyrophosphohydrolase, with product MTKKPNPKIVIAAVIEKDGRILIAKRNRGKQHPGKWEFPGGTLEEGETNEECLKRELEEELGTIAEVGDFICSSEYRYTSDYTIKLLAYRAYVLNDSFSLNAHEEVRWVRPPDLAGYDFPEADKSIIEELVRRGDQ from the coding sequence ATGACGAAGAAGCCCAATCCTAAAATTGTTATAGCCGCTGTGATTGAGAAAGACGGCCGCATACTTATTGCAAAGAGAAATAGAGGAAAACAGCATCCCGGTAAATGGGAGTTTCCAGGTGGCACGCTTGAAGAGGGAGAAACCAACGAGGAGTGCCTGAAACGTGAACTTGAAGAGGAACTCGGTACGATAGCAGAGGTCGGTGATTTTATTTGCTCAAGCGAGTATAGGTACACATCCGATTATACAATCAAGCTCCTGGCCTACCGGGCGTATGTGCTTAATGATTCATTCAGCCTAAACGCTCACGAAGAGGTGCGATGGGTTAGACCCCCTGACCTTGCCGGTTACGACTTCCCTGAAGCGGATAAATCTATTATAGAAGAACTTGTAAGAAGGGGCGACCAGTAG
- a CDS encoding NUDIX hydrolase, whose translation MGEIKTPLLTVDIIIRYRDGIVLIERKHHPKGWALPGGFVEIGESVEEAASREAKEETSLNVTLTEQFHVYSKPDRDPRFHTVTVVFIGDGEGTLEGADDAKRAKVFRKESLPDPIVFDHGKILSDYFEYIKTNKKLS comes from the coding sequence ATGGGTGAGATAAAAACCCCACTACTCACAGTTGATATTATCATCAGGTATCGGGATGGCATCGTTCTTATTGAGCGTAAGCACCATCCGAAGGGATGGGCGCTGCCTGGGGGGTTTGTGGAGATTGGCGAATCCGTGGAAGAAGCCGCATCCAGGGAGGCAAAGGAAGAGACATCCCTGAATGTGACACTGACCGAGCAGTTCCATGTCTATTCCAAGCCTGATCGCGACCCTCGTTTTCACACCGTCACAGTGGTCTTCATTGGCGATGGGGAAGGTACCCTGGAAGGCGCGGACGACGCGAAACGGGCGAAGGTATTCAGGAAAGAGAGTCTGCCCGACCCCATTGTATTTGACCACGGAAAGATCCTTTCCGACTACTTTGAATACATAAAGACCAACAAAAAGTTATCCTAA
- a CDS encoding TerC family protein: protein MDFLSNMGNATFFQGLLEIIFINIILSGDNAVVIAMAVRSLPHKQRQWGIMLGTAGAVILRVILTFVAAKLLEISFVKLAGGLLILWIAFKLILPEEEEENAKEVSGLRQAIITILMADLVMSLDNVLGVAGAARGDLALLVIGLATSIPIVVFASNIITKLMDRFPVIVLIGAAILGRVAGEMIMSDPWMVHKFGHPSRILDYGVQLVLAVGVVVAAKVWVRYRHSTLK from the coding sequence ATGGACTTTTTAAGCAATATGGGCAATGCAACATTTTTCCAAGGGCTTCTTGAAATCATCTTCATAAACATCATCCTCTCGGGAGATAACGCCGTGGTGATCGCTATGGCGGTTCGCTCCCTCCCTCACAAGCAAAGGCAGTGGGGCATCATGCTCGGTACAGCAGGAGCGGTAATACTCAGAGTCATTCTGACTTTTGTAGCCGCGAAGCTCCTCGAGATATCTTTTGTGAAGCTCGCGGGAGGTTTGCTCATCCTCTGGATCGCTTTCAAGCTTATCCTACCTGAAGAGGAAGAAGAGAACGCGAAGGAGGTCAGCGGACTCAGGCAGGCCATCATCACCATACTCATGGCCGACCTTGTAATGAGCCTCGACAATGTCCTAGGGGTCGCGGGAGCAGCAAGAGGCGATTTGGCCCTTCTTGTGATCGGCCTTGCTACCAGCATCCCCATAGTGGTCTTTGCAAGCAACATCATTACCAAACTCATGGATCGTTTTCCTGTAATCGTCTTGATCGGAGCAGCCATCCTCGGAAGGGTCGCAGGGGAGATGATCATGAGCGATCCATGGATGGTGCACAAATTTGGACATCCCAGCCGCATCCTTGATTACGGCGTACAGCTTGTGCTGGCCGTGGGAGTTGTGGTAGCGGCCAAGGTTTGGGTCAGATACCGCCACAGTACTTTGAAATAG